Proteins from a genomic interval of Bifidobacterium longum subsp. infantis ATCC 15697 = JCM 1222 = DSM 20088:
- a CDS encoding oligoribonuclease, protein MTRKTEALLWVDIETTGTDPRHDLMLEIGLRCTSMDAKTEYARYESVIKPGVLPTDRSFAYAHRMHEENGLIDEVIDASPELCSTARVALAVIDFTQSMAETHVLHPAGTNMMGFDLPFLEHYLFTEDQWGRFHRLLSYRALDMTAIRLTQTALGADPYEHYTQTKSHRVTDCLDMDISEYIEWLDLVK, encoded by the coding sequence ATGACCAGGAAAACCGAAGCCCTCTTGTGGGTGGACATCGAGACCACCGGCACGGATCCGCGCCACGACCTGATGCTGGAAATCGGCTTGAGGTGCACGAGCATGGACGCGAAAACCGAGTACGCGCGTTACGAGTCGGTGATAAAACCCGGCGTTCTGCCCACGGACAGGAGTTTCGCCTACGCGCATCGGATGCATGAGGAGAACGGGCTCATCGACGAGGTCATCGACGCGAGCCCCGAACTGTGCTCCACGGCGCGTGTGGCGCTCGCCGTCATCGATTTCACCCAGTCGATGGCGGAAACGCATGTGCTGCATCCGGCGGGCACGAACATGATGGGCTTCGACCTGCCGTTCTTGGAGCATTACCTGTTCACCGAGGACCAGTGGGGGCGTTTCCACCGACTGCTCTCCTACCGCGCGTTGGACATGACCGCCATCCGGTTGACCCAAACCGCGTTGGGAGCAGACCCGTACGAGCATTACACGCAGACGAAATCGCATCGTGTGACGGACTGCCTGGACATGGACATCAGCGAATACATCGAATGGCTGGACCTCGTCAAATGA